A window of Malania oleifera isolate guangnan ecotype guangnan chromosome 5, ASM2987363v1, whole genome shotgun sequence contains these coding sequences:
- the LOC131156078 gene encoding pectinesterase 2-like, translated as MPDPEACEHSITSYYPSLKTMKQEYDFFKLSLQIALNKTHEGYGIVASLKSMCQNNREEAAWDDCHELLNDVILQLDRIISTPEYISDDAETLISAALTNLDTCRYGFMELGVTNNIYPLLPIKNVSELIFNTLALNNLPHRGSSNYEDGFPTWVKPNDQKLLQDSSSLLSSQETIVVANDNLGDFNTITEAINYLVSLQMNASKRKVIHIKQGIYRGSFIKLKNVMLVGAGISKTIFIGNKNVARGGITGDGFIAKDITFRNTAGERGNQAVALLAKSDHSVFYRCSFEGYQDTLYAHSYRQFYRECNIYGTVDFIFGNAAAVFQNCGIYVARTSRPTCTITAQNRLFPKENTGFSIHDSTIDMHIGGTAKCKGYFGRPWGKFSRVVILKSFLGPVIDKVGWLPWSGKFALDTLYYAEYRNHGPGASLRSRVTWPGYHRNINEAVARKFTVRKFISGTSWLPSTGVPFTIDL; from the exons ATGCCAGACCCAGAAGCTTGTGAGCACTCCATTACAAGCTACTACCCTAGCCTCAAAACAATGAAGCAAGAGTATGACTTTTTCAAGTTGTCATTACAAATTGCTCTCAATAAAACCCATGAAGGTTATGGCATTGTAGCTTCGCTCAAGTCCATGTGTCAAAATAATCGTGAAGAAGCTGCATGGGACGATTGTCACGAACTCTTAAACGATGTCATCCTTCAACTTGATCGAATCATTTCTACCCCTGAATACATATCAGATGATGCAGAAACATTGATTAGTGCAGCCCTTACCAACCTTGACACATGTCGCTATGGGTTCATGGAGCTTGGAGTTACCAACAACATATATCCTTTATTGCCAATTAAAAATGTTTCCGAGTTGATCTTTAACACATTAGCTCTCAATAATCTTCCACACAGAGGGTCTAGTAATTATGAAGATGGATTTCCTACTTGGGTGAAGCCCAATGACCAAAAGTTGTTGCAAGACTCTTCATCTTTACTATCTTCTCAAGAAACTATTGTGGTGGCAAATGACAACTTAGGTGATTTCAATACAATAACGGAGGCAATAAACTACCTAGTGTCTTTGCAGATGAATGCATCGAAAAGAAAAGTCATTCATATAAAACAAGGGATCTATCGTGGATCTTTTATAAAGCTGAAGAATGTTATGTTAGTTGGGGCTGGTATAAGTAAGACAATATTTATTGGCAACAAAAACGTAGCAAGAGGAG GTATTACTGGAGATGGATTTATCGCCAAGGACATTACTTTCCGAAACACTGCAGGAGAAAGAGGTAATCAAGCAGTGGCTCTACTAGCCAAGTCAGATCACTCAGTATTCTACAGATGTAGCTTCGAAGGGTACCAAGATACCCTCTATGCCCATAGCTATAGGCAATTCTATAGAGAATGTAATATATATGGAACTGTGGACTTCATATTTGGAAATGCTGCAGCTGTCTTCCAAAATTGTGGCATATATGTAGCAAGGACTTCTAGGCCAACATGCACAATCACTGCTCAAAACAGGTTGTTTCCTAAAGAGAATACTGGATTCTCCATACACGATTCTACGATCGACATGCATATCGGAGGAACAGCTAAGTGTAAAGGGTACTTTGGAAGGCCGTGGGGTAAATTCTCACGTGTTGTAATCCTCAAGTCCTTCCTTGGTCCTGTGATAGATAAGGTTGGTTGGTTGCCATGGAGTGGAAAATTTGCACTTGACACCTTATATTATGCAGAGTACCGTAACCACGGACCAGGGGCATCGCTCCGATCAAGAGTGACATGGCCTGGCTATCATCGCAATATTAATGAAGCCGTAGCCAGAAAGTTCACCGTTAGAAAGTTCATTTCTGGCACTTCGTGGTTGCCATCCACTGGAGTACCTTTCACTATTGATCTTTAG